The following coding sequences are from one Lysinibacillus sp. FSL W8-0992 window:
- a CDS encoding low molecular weight protein arginine phosphatase, producing the protein MNILFVCTGNTCRSPMAEVILKHKQINNVQVRSAGIYAMPNAEMSAHAQQVLNEANMTHQHSATQLSMAEIEWADLILTMTTAHRDTIIAYYPNTEKKVFTLKEYANEGSLENVVDPYGGNKAIYEETFTELEKLVEQLVKILEKN; encoded by the coding sequence GTGAATATATTATTTGTTTGTACCGGAAATACTTGTCGCAGTCCGATGGCAGAGGTTATTTTAAAGCATAAGCAAATCAACAATGTTCAGGTTCGTTCTGCTGGTATTTATGCAATGCCGAACGCTGAAATGTCAGCACATGCGCAGCAAGTTTTAAATGAAGCGAATATGACACATCAACATTCAGCAACACAATTATCTATGGCTGAAATAGAGTGGGCCGATTTAATTTTAACAATGACGACAGCGCACAGAGATACTATTATCGCTTACTACCCGAACACAGAAAAAAAAGTTTTTACACTGAAAGAATATGCGAACGAAGGAAGTTTAGAGAATGTTGTAGACCCTTACGGCGGAAATAAAGCTATTTATGAAGAAACATTTACAGAACTAGAGAAATTAGTAGAACAGTTAGTTAAAATACTTGAGAAGAATTGA
- a CDS encoding L-threonylcarbamoyladenylate synthase, with product METVCKIVDSNVNSQITYAQAVDILNAGEVVAFPTETVYGLGAVATNDDAVRKIFKAKGRPSDNPLIVHIGTKEEVNLYIEHISELAKKCMDAFWPGPLTLIMPVKPNVLAESVTAGLKTVGIRMPDHPVALALLQQIQKPLAAPSANRSGKPSPTEAIHVKDDLEGYIPYILDGGSTGIGFESTVLDVTHEPPVILRPGGITKEMLESVIGPVIQPTKMEQTMEETPKAPGMKYTHYAPNAPVYLIDCDEQKVQQAIQQLQAQHHKVALLAPESFKHINIDYYFSIGEAGSKEEMGAALYHALRACDKTEATVILVTTTSTEGVGAAIMNRLEKAAGGKWYSL from the coding sequence ATGGAAACCGTGTGTAAGATTGTGGATAGTAATGTGAATAGTCAAATAACTTATGCACAAGCTGTGGATATCTTAAATGCTGGAGAGGTTGTGGCATTTCCAACAGAAACGGTTTACGGTTTAGGTGCAGTCGCTACAAATGATGATGCAGTCAGAAAGATATTTAAGGCAAAAGGGCGTCCTTCAGATAATCCACTTATTGTCCACATAGGAACGAAAGAGGAAGTTAATCTTTATATCGAACATATTTCTGAGCTCGCAAAAAAATGTATGGATGCATTTTGGCCAGGTCCTCTTACACTCATTATGCCAGTAAAGCCAAATGTTCTGGCAGAAAGTGTGACAGCTGGATTAAAGACTGTCGGAATTCGTATGCCGGATCATCCAGTTGCACTAGCATTATTACAGCAAATTCAAAAACCACTTGCTGCTCCAAGTGCGAATCGTAGCGGGAAACCAAGCCCAACAGAAGCGATTCATGTAAAAGATGATTTAGAAGGGTACATACCGTATATTTTAGATGGAGGTTCTACAGGAATTGGCTTTGAATCAACTGTGCTAGATGTTACGCATGAACCACCAGTTATATTACGTCCGGGTGGCATTACAAAGGAAATGTTAGAGTCCGTAATAGGTCCGGTTATTCAACCGACTAAAATGGAGCAGACAATGGAAGAGACGCCGAAAGCTCCAGGCATGAAGTATACGCATTATGCTCCTAATGCACCCGTATACTTAATAGACTGTGATGAACAAAAAGTACAGCAAGCCATACAACAACTTCAAGCCCAACATCATAAAGTAGCACTTCTAGCACCTGAGAGCTTTAAGCATATTAACATAGATTATTACTTTTCAATTGGTGAAGCAGGTAGTAAAGAAGAGATGGGCGCGGCACTATATCATGCGTTACGAGCATGTGATAAAACAGAAGCTACCGTTATTCTAGTGACGACGACATCTACAGAAGGTGTAGGCGCTGCTATTATGAACAGACTTGAAAAAGCGGCTGGTGGCAAATGGTATTCACTTTAA
- a CDS encoding TIGR01440 family protein, giving the protein MVVQQIQTQLTQLLSEFEEQVVLRPKTIFVVGCSTSEVIGQKIGTAGALETAEAIFAPLQAFAKKHQLFLAFQGCEHINRAITMEASVAEQLGYEPVAVIPVRTAGGSMSAYAYTKLESPVVVEAIRAHAGIDIGQTLIGMHLKEVAVPVRTSVRSVGEAVVTVATTRPKLIGGERAVYK; this is encoded by the coding sequence ATGGTTGTGCAACAAATACAAACGCAATTGACTCAGTTACTCAGTGAATTCGAAGAGCAAGTAGTACTGCGACCAAAGACTATTTTTGTCGTAGGTTGCTCTACGTCTGAAGTGATTGGTCAGAAAATTGGCACAGCAGGTGCACTTGAAACAGCAGAAGCAATTTTTGCGCCATTGCAGGCATTTGCAAAGAAACATCAATTATTTTTAGCATTCCAAGGCTGTGAGCATATAAATCGAGCTATTACGATGGAAGCTTCAGTTGCAGAACAGTTGGGCTATGAACCTGTGGCTGTTATTCCTGTTCGCACTGCGGGTGGATCGATGTCAGCGTATGCTTATACAAAATTGGAAAGCCCGGTAGTTGTAGAGGCAATACGCGCACATGCAGGTATTGATATAGGCCAAACGTTAATTGGCATGCATTTAAAAGAAGTAGCTGTTCCAGTTCGTACATCAGTGCGATCAGTAGGAGAAGCGGTTGTCACAGTAGCAACAACACGTCCAAAACTAATTGGTGGCGAACGTGCTGTATATAAATAA
- a CDS encoding manganese efflux pump MntP, with amino-acid sequence MQGILAGILTSVDVVGLFVLIPNVKYRLFLSMWTATLHMLFPLLGFELGNYLVRFLLDWGQWISCILLFSIGLHLLLSSNKNEKITISPVLLAVTASLDTFSVSVSFGMLNLEKTIFIISAGMSAFICAYGALVIARRSQVFFGNKIQIIAGFVFIIMSILALRK; translated from the coding sequence TTGCAGGGTATTCTTGCAGGTATTTTAACGTCTGTCGATGTCGTCGGTTTATTTGTATTAATTCCAAATGTTAAATATCGATTATTTTTGTCAATGTGGACAGCAACATTACATATGCTTTTTCCACTACTCGGCTTTGAATTAGGAAATTACTTAGTGCGTTTTTTATTAGATTGGGGTCAATGGATTTCCTGTATTCTATTATTTAGCATTGGTCTACATTTACTTTTGTCTTCCAACAAAAATGAGAAAATAACCATTTCACCTGTATTATTAGCTGTGACTGCTAGCCTAGATACCTTTTCAGTAAGTGTTTCTTTTGGTATGCTTAACTTAGAAAAAACAATTTTTATTATTAGTGCTGGAATGAGTGCTTTCATTTGCGCATATGGGGCTTTAGTTATAGCACGCAGAAGTCAGGTTTTTTTTGGAAACAAAATTCAAATTATTGCAGGATTTGTTTTTATCATTATGAGTATTTTAGCGCTCCGAAAATAA
- a CDS encoding stage II sporulation protein R, with product MLNEYKIVRFPKLNIVLAFTRLVIMAIALQLCILYIPSLIGSAKEATNNEQENDFRIRVIANSNTTDDQLEKEQLVQDLKPYLIQVGSTTNVDNNNFVILKESIEAELKENYPQLRTQVLLGDNLFPPKRQDAMFYPQNMYHSIVVKIGDARGDNWWCSIFPSICEPEKEEEKAEEKEHVTFFIWEWIKGFFE from the coding sequence ATGTTAAACGAATACAAGATTGTTAGATTTCCAAAACTAAATATTGTGCTGGCTTTTACTAGACTAGTAATTATGGCGATAGCTTTACAACTATGTATTTTATATATTCCATCATTAATAGGTTCTGCAAAGGAAGCTACGAATAATGAACAAGAAAACGATTTTCGTATAAGAGTTATAGCTAATAGCAACACAACAGATGATCAGCTAGAAAAAGAACAACTTGTCCAAGATTTAAAACCTTATTTAATACAAGTAGGTTCAACTACAAATGTGGATAATAATAATTTTGTTATATTAAAAGAGAGTATTGAAGCAGAATTAAAAGAAAATTATCCACAATTGCGTACACAAGTGTTACTTGGGGATAACTTATTTCCGCCGAAGAGACAAGATGCGATGTTTTATCCACAAAATATGTACCATTCGATTGTCGTGAAAATTGGCGATGCACGTGGTGATAACTGGTGGTGTAGCATTTTCCCGTCTATTTGTGAACCGGAAAAAGAGGAAGAAAAGGCAGAAGAAAAAGAACATGTAACATTCTTTATTTGGGAATGGATAAAAGGATTTTTTGAGTAA
- the prmC gene encoding peptide chain release factor N(5)-glutamine methyltransferase, which translates to MTYKNVMEALDWASSFLVDNGREETAGRIVMQHILGTSYSGVMLHLQDSLTVEQSQQFIKLIEEHASGRPVQYCIGSEEFYGRTFIVDESVLIPRPETEELVLATSNRIKQLFNKKTIKLADIGTGSGAIAISMKLECPELTVVATDLSAAALSTAQKNAQLLEADIDFRLGDLTAPLVGETFDIVLSNPPYIAMEEAKDMSSIVLEHEPHSALFAEENGLILYRKLAQQLPALMNKPSLIGLEIGYTQGEQVAKFFKESFPQATVTVEKDINGKPRMVFCEIDV; encoded by the coding sequence ATGACCTATAAAAATGTGATGGAGGCCCTTGATTGGGCTTCTTCTTTTTTAGTGGATAATGGACGTGAAGAAACCGCGGGTCGTATTGTGATGCAACATATACTGGGCACATCGTATTCGGGTGTTATGCTACACTTACAAGATTCGTTAACAGTAGAGCAAAGTCAACAGTTTATAAAACTGATTGAAGAGCATGCTAGTGGACGACCTGTACAGTATTGTATCGGCAGTGAAGAATTTTATGGACGTACATTTATTGTGGATGAATCGGTGCTCATTCCAAGACCTGAAACAGAGGAGTTAGTGCTAGCAACAAGCAATCGCATCAAACAATTATTTAATAAGAAAACAATAAAGCTAGCAGATATCGGGACAGGTAGTGGTGCTATTGCTATTTCTATGAAGCTAGAATGTCCTGAGCTAACAGTAGTGGCAACGGATTTATCTGCAGCAGCATTATCAACGGCACAAAAAAATGCACAACTACTTGAGGCGGATATCGATTTTCGTCTAGGTGATTTAACAGCACCCCTCGTTGGAGAAACGTTTGATATTGTTTTATCTAATCCTCCGTATATTGCAATGGAAGAAGCGAAGGACATGTCTAGCATCGTACTAGAGCATGAACCGCATAGTGCACTTTTTGCAGAAGAAAATGGGCTTATTTTATATCGCAAATTAGCACAACAGCTCCCAGCACTGATGAATAAACCATCTTTGATCGGTCTTGAAATTGGTTATACACAAGGAGAGCAAGTAGCGAAATTTTTTAAAGAAAGTTTTCCACAAGCTACTGTTACCGTTGAAAAAGATATTAATGGAAAACCTCGCATGGTTTTTTGTGAAATTGATGTATAA
- the rpiB gene encoding ribose 5-phosphate isomerase B codes for MRIAISSDHGGNNLRREIMQLLDELNISYEDFGPQSADSVDYPDYAKPVSEGVANGEFDKGILICGTGIGMSIAANKVKGIRCALVHDVFSAKATRCHNDSNILAMGERVIGPGLAREIAQTWLETDFEGGRHTRRVEKIAELEQ; via the coding sequence GTGAGAATAGCAATTTCTTCTGATCACGGAGGCAATAATTTACGTCGTGAGATTATGCAACTGTTAGATGAGCTTAATATTAGCTACGAAGATTTTGGTCCACAATCTGCGGATTCAGTAGACTATCCTGATTATGCAAAGCCAGTTTCTGAAGGTGTTGCTAACGGGGAATTTGATAAAGGCATTTTAATTTGTGGCACAGGGATTGGCATGTCCATCGCTGCGAACAAAGTAAAAGGCATTCGTTGTGCATTAGTGCATGATGTATTTAGTGCAAAGGCAACACGTTGCCATAATGATTCAAATATTTTAGCGATGGGTGAGCGCGTAATTGGTCCAGGCCTAGCACGTGAAATCGCGCAAACATGGCTTGAAACTGATTTTGAAGGCGGGCGTCATACACGCCGCGTAGAAAAAATCGCTGAATTAGAACAGTAA
- a CDS encoding methyl-accepting chemotaxis protein: protein MKKQFGLRLKLVLFVSILALITYSISFVFIEFIQPTFFPEINRKLFEVITYLLGIIWSGILAAIFSVILIKPLQRLEYSATRVAEGKIGEDVVMPKTNDEIRSVAVAFQQMVLNLRHMVESIDQNFQQTNQSIIKLSDETAVATKKADGIAVTVKHISAGAEASATAVQDTAEAIEDVRTLATEVNTRAEQSAVQSKEILHNLTNTTKAIETLVNSIQQIAAGNNEALESIRTLEDNAGQVERIISLVGDIAAQTNLLALNASIEAARAGEHGKGFAVVAEEVRGLADESAKAVQGITTLIQSMQHNVEVVVKQMNQQVSFATKEAARVSETTTAVEGMSSSVHEMANAIVEISSLIEKQMHNIETTARQSQEVAAIAQETSAGAQEVSSATEEQAHAIEQVEQLAQDLKKQSEALHKMILQFDREA from the coding sequence ATGAAAAAACAGTTTGGCTTACGACTTAAACTAGTATTATTTGTAAGTATTCTTGCACTGATCACGTATAGTATCAGCTTTGTATTCATTGAATTTATACAACCTACTTTTTTCCCAGAAATTAATCGTAAGCTATTTGAAGTGATTACTTATTTATTAGGGATTATATGGTCAGGTATTTTAGCGGCAATTTTCAGCGTTATTTTAATTAAGCCGTTACAGCGACTTGAATACTCTGCTACACGCGTAGCAGAAGGAAAAATTGGTGAGGATGTAGTGATGCCAAAAACGAATGATGAGATTCGTTCAGTGGCAGTAGCATTCCAACAAATGGTGTTAAATTTACGCCACATGGTAGAAAGTATCGATCAAAACTTTCAACAAACAAATCAATCGATTATCAAGTTATCCGATGAAACCGCTGTTGCGACAAAGAAAGCAGACGGTATTGCGGTGACGGTAAAACATATTTCCGCAGGAGCAGAAGCTTCAGCTACAGCAGTACAAGATACAGCAGAGGCGATTGAAGATGTACGCACATTAGCAACAGAAGTGAATACTAGAGCGGAACAGTCAGCAGTACAATCGAAAGAGATTTTACATAATTTAACTAATACAACAAAAGCGATTGAAACGTTAGTCAATAGCATTCAACAAATTGCAGCTGGCAACAACGAAGCACTAGAAAGTATTCGTACATTAGAAGACAATGCTGGACAAGTTGAGCGTATCATTAGTTTAGTAGGTGATATTGCGGCACAAACAAATTTACTAGCATTAAATGCATCTATCGAAGCTGCCCGTGCAGGAGAACATGGCAAAGGCTTTGCGGTTGTGGCAGAAGAGGTTCGTGGCTTGGCCGATGAAAGTGCAAAGGCTGTACAAGGAATTACGACTCTTATTCAATCAATGCAACATAATGTTGAAGTTGTTGTGAAACAAATGAATCAACAAGTATCATTTGCGACTAAAGAGGCAGCGCGTGTTTCTGAAACTACGACTGCGGTTGAAGGGATGTCATCAAGTGTCCATGAAATGGCAAACGCGATTGTAGAGATTTCTTCATTAATTGAAAAACAAATGCACAATATTGAAACAACTGCTCGACAATCACAAGAAGTAGCAGCCATTGCTCAAGAAACATCGGCTGGTGCACAAGAAGTGAGCAGTGCAACAGAAGAGCAAGCACATGCAATTGAACAAGTAGAACAACTTGCACAAGACTTGAAAAAACAATCCGAAGCGTTGCATAAAATGATTCTACAATTTGATAGAGAAGCATAG
- the glyA gene encoding serine hydroxymethyltransferase: MAYEKLAVQDKAVLDGILAEKKRQQANIELIASENFVSEAVMEAQGSVLTNKYAEGYPGKRYYGGCEHVDVVEDIARDRVKELFGAEYANVQPHSGAQANMAVYHTILQPGDTVLGMNLSHGGHLTHGSPVNFSGILYNFVEYGVTEDTHVIDYEDVRQKALAHKPKLIVAGASAYPREIDFSKFREIADEVGAYFMVDMAHIAGLVAAGEHQSPVPYADFVTSTTHKTLRGPRGGLILASKEWEQKLNKSVFPGIQGGPLMHVIAAKAVAFGEALQPDFKDYAKQIKANARALAEVLIEEGVEIVSNGTDNHLLLLNVKSLGLTGKVAEHALDEVGITTNKNTIPYDTESPFVTSGIRIGTPAVTSRGFKEEDIKEVGAIIAAVLKNPEDEAVKADAKDRVKVLTDKHPLYA; encoded by the coding sequence ATGGCATACGAAAAATTAGCAGTACAAGACAAAGCAGTATTAGATGGGATTTTAGCTGAGAAAAAACGTCAACAAGCGAATATCGAGTTAATTGCATCTGAAAACTTTGTATCTGAAGCAGTAATGGAAGCACAAGGTTCAGTTCTTACTAACAAATATGCTGAAGGTTATCCTGGAAAACGTTACTATGGTGGCTGTGAACACGTAGACGTAGTAGAAGATATTGCACGTGATCGTGTGAAAGAACTTTTCGGTGCAGAATATGCTAACGTACAACCGCACTCTGGTGCACAAGCAAACATGGCTGTATACCATACAATTTTACAACCAGGTGACACAGTTCTAGGAATGAACCTTTCACATGGTGGTCACTTAACACATGGTTCTCCTGTAAACTTCTCAGGTATCCTTTATAATTTCGTAGAGTATGGTGTAACAGAAGATACACATGTAATCGACTATGAAGACGTTCGTCAAAAAGCGTTAGCACACAAACCAAAACTAATTGTAGCTGGTGCATCTGCATACCCACGTGAAATTGACTTCTCAAAATTCCGTGAAATCGCAGACGAAGTAGGAGCTTACTTTATGGTGGATATGGCGCACATCGCTGGGCTAGTAGCTGCTGGAGAGCACCAATCACCAGTTCCTTACGCTGATTTTGTTACATCTACAACACATAAAACATTACGTGGACCACGTGGTGGTTTAATTCTTGCGTCAAAAGAATGGGAGCAAAAATTAAATAAATCTGTCTTCCCAGGTATCCAAGGTGGACCATTAATGCATGTTATCGCTGCAAAAGCTGTAGCATTTGGCGAAGCTTTACAACCTGATTTCAAAGACTACGCAAAACAAATTAAAGCAAATGCACGTGCTTTAGCAGAAGTGTTAATCGAAGAGGGTGTAGAAATCGTATCTAACGGTACGGATAATCACTTATTACTTTTAAACGTAAAATCTCTTGGCTTAACTGGTAAAGTAGCAGAGCACGCTCTTGATGAAGTAGGAATTACAACTAACAAAAATACAATTCCTTACGATACAGAATCTCCATTTGTTACTTCTGGTATTCGTATTGGTACACCTGCAGTTACATCACGTGGCTTTAAAGAAGAAGACATTAAAGAAGTAGGCGCTATTATCGCAGCTGTACTTAAAAACCCAGAAGATGAAGCGGTAAAAGCAGATGCAAAAGATCGTGTTAAAGTTTTAACTGATAAACATCCATTATACGCATAA